A window of the Arenibacter algicola genome harbors these coding sequences:
- the hpf gene encoding ribosome hibernation-promoting factor, HPF/YfiA family: MKVNAQSVNFTADGKLIDFIQARLNKMELFYDKVISSDVYLKVENTSAKENKIVEIKVLVPKDKFVVKKQCKSFEEAVDTACSSLERKLVKRKEKIRLNA, from the coding sequence ATGAAAGTAAATGCACAATCGGTGAATTTCACTGCAGACGGAAAGCTTATTGATTTTATTCAGGCAAGATTGAATAAAATGGAATTGTTTTATGACAAGGTAATTAGTTCTGATGTATATCTTAAGGTTGAAAATACAAGTGCTAAGGAGAATAAAATTGTGGAAATCAAGGTGTTGGTTCCTAAAGATAAGTTTGTAGTGAAAAAGCAATGCAAGTCCTTTGAAGAGGCTGTGGACACAGCGTGTAGTTCCTTGGAAAGGAAGTTGGTTAAGCGAAAAGAAAAAATAAGATTAAATGCGTAA
- the tuf gene encoding elongation factor Tu: MAKATFDRSKPHLNIGTIGHVDHGKTTLTAAITTVLANAGLSEMRSFDSIDNAPEEKERGITINTSHVEYSTANRHYAHVDCPGHADYVKNMVTGAAQMDGAILVVAATDGPMPQTREHILLGRQVGIPRIVVFLNKVDMVDDEELLELVEMEVRELLSFYEYDGDNGPVISGSALGALNGEQKWVDTVMELMEAVDSWIELPTRDVDKPFLMPVEDVFTITGRGTVATGRIETGVANTGDPVEIIGMGAEKLNSTITGVEMFRKILDRGEAGDNVGILLRGIEKSQIKRGMVICKPGSVKPHAKFEAEVYILKKEEGGRHTPFHNNYRPQFYVRTTDVTGTINLPSGVEMVMPGDNLTIIVDLLSPIALSEGLRFAIREGGRTVGAGQVTKILD, translated from the coding sequence ATGGCAAAGGCAACATTTGATCGTTCCAAACCGCATTTAAATATAGGTACTATTGGACACGTGGATCACGGTAAAACTACATTGACTGCTGCGATTACTACAGTATTGGCAAACGCAGGACTTTCTGAAATGAGAAGTTTCGATTCTATCGATAACGCTCCTGAAGAAAAGGAAAGAGGTATTACTATTAATACTTCACACGTAGAATATTCTACCGCGAACCGTCACTATGCTCACGTAGATTGTCCAGGTCACGCGGATTACGTAAAGAACATGGTTACTGGTGCTGCCCAAATGGATGGTGCTATATTGGTTGTTGCTGCTACTGATGGTCCTATGCCACAAACTCGCGAGCACATCCTATTAGGTCGTCAGGTTGGTATTCCAAGAATCGTTGTTTTCTTGAATAAAGTGGACATGGTTGATGATGAGGAGCTTTTGGAATTGGTTGAAATGGAAGTAAGGGAATTGCTTTCTTTCTACGAGTATGATGGTGACAATGGACCTGTTATTTCTGGATCGGCTTTAGGTGCACTTAACGGTGAGCAAAAATGGGTTGATACTGTAATGGAATTGATGGAAGCTGTTGATAGCTGGATCGAATTGCCAACAAGGGATGTTGATAAGCCTTTCTTGATGCCTGTTGAAGATGTATTTACTATTACAGGTCGTGGTACTGTTGCTACTGGTCGTATCGAGACTGGAGTTGCAAATACAGGAGATCCTGTTGAGATCATCGGTATGGGTGCTGAGAAATTGAACTCTACTATTACTGGGGTTGAAATGTTCCGTAAGATATTGGATAGAGGTGAAGCTGGAGATAACGTTGGTATCCTTTTGAGAGGTATTGAAAAATCTCAAATAAAAAGAGGAATGGTAATCTGTAAGCCAGGTTCTGTTAAGCCACACGCTAAATTTGAAGCTGAGGTTTATATCCTTAAAAAAGAAGAAGGTGGACGTCACACTCCATTCCATAATAACTACCGTCCTCAGTTCTATGTAAGAACTACAGATGTTACCGGTACTATCAATCTTCCAAGTGGAGTTGAGATGGTTATGCCTGGAGATAACCTTACTATTATTGTTGACTTATTGTCTCCAATTGCACTTAGCGAAGGTTTGCGTTTTGCTATCCGTGAAGGTGGTAGAACAGTTGGTGCAGGTCAGGTTACCAAGATATTAGACTAA